Proteins encoded within one genomic window of Haloarcula marismortui ATCC 43049:
- a CDS encoding glycosyltransferase family 2 protein: MNESVDTDEATTPLVSAIIPTYGRNERLSSAIQSVLEQTYDNIELFVVDDASPTPVRETLDSFDPTVENSFRILRHDENQGANAARNTGIRASDGRYVAFLDDDDQWDETKITKQVQAFQESDSETGVVYTGVRKDGPEGTTVSTPVASGDVMKDLLTGTNFGQFSSVMVDTTVIETAGLPDERLPAWQDREWFFRLAQHTHFRPVRETLTYRQTGLPGSITKKYEQKRDVAYPMLISKHDWVAAEYGIYYERMFKATMRRSLARSAVRADRYKEARKYFLLSALANPLYWPVYPHLFASLGGKWSYESIASLRQQVTNGPASGT; this comes from the coding sequence ATGAATGAGTCCGTGGACACTGACGAAGCGACAACACCGCTCGTGAGCGCAATCATACCGACGTACGGCCGGAACGAAAGGTTATCGAGCGCCATCCAGAGTGTTCTAGAGCAGACGTATGACAACATTGAGTTGTTCGTCGTCGATGACGCATCTCCGACCCCTGTTAGGGAAACGCTGGACTCATTCGATCCGACGGTGGAAAACTCGTTTCGTATCCTTCGCCATGACGAGAACCAAGGAGCGAACGCTGCTAGAAATACGGGAATTAGAGCGTCTGACGGCCGATATGTCGCATTTTTGGACGATGACGACCAGTGGGACGAGACGAAGATCACAAAGCAGGTTCAAGCATTTCAGGAGTCTGACTCGGAGACCGGTGTTGTGTACACTGGCGTTCGGAAGGACGGGCCGGAGGGCACAACAGTGTCGACACCAGTTGCATCGGGCGACGTAATGAAGGATCTCCTGACCGGCACGAACTTTGGTCAGTTTTCCTCGGTTATGGTCGACACAACAGTCATAGAAACTGCAGGATTACCCGACGAGAGGTTGCCTGCCTGGCAAGATCGTGAGTGGTTCTTCCGCCTTGCACAGCACACACACTTCCGGCCAGTTCGGGAGACGCTGACGTACCGTCAGACTGGACTCCCTGGCAGCATTACAAAAAAATATGAACAGAAGCGAGATGTGGCGTATCCAATGCTCATCTCGAAGCACGACTGGGTTGCGGCGGAGTACGGAATTTACTACGAGCGGATGTTCAAAGCCACAATGCGCCGCTCGCTGGCACGGTCTGCAGTTAGAGCCGACCGCTACAAGGAAGCCAGGAAGTATTTTTTATTATCCGCGCTGGCAAACCCTTTGTACTGGCCAGTGTATCCACATTTGTTCGCGTCGCTGGGTGGGAAGTGGTCTTATGAATCGATTGCCTCCCTCCGACAGCAGGTAACCAACGGTCCTGCTTCCGGTACCTGA
- a CDS encoding right-handed parallel beta-helix repeat-containing protein — protein MTDDSGLASQIGRRKLLALLGSAAVTGGVVHEVFGSRFTGPSEEPLVSVEGTPETKPDGENAPEPNGENIRDHGAKPNPTDPGIEAAERNLNSLQAAAQAAGAHGSIYVPEGTYYIGRRGAQYEPFNRIGADGDMPPGISIYGAGPQASELAITERLQAGSHPVQTAFRYMDDVNHGTVVIRDIQLNGNYENLPNLRDSGGGSRCIKVGGNGDLHISNTHIRGWYQEAILGRDVLRTVNRCTFEDNAIADHNYSGGRHIGHHITTHASNGNPLKVTNSRFIDCSGSAIDVRFNAGEISVRNCYVTGTGANFCKLSAASLLDVRRVYHRANTPSLEAKLDDTPGHEFDGRQFIQRISARADTPPTVRLNDVITTNMTDYALQCRIDEMTIEGDMIAIAKTNMREDNEVIRDRGPGLFSDIDIGRLSVHECNGMVFDLNSSSGTIRTLARNNNQGGLGNTADLTVETDAKGQEPFKPSVPSPSAVGINTASHSVVWR, from the coding sequence ATGACTGATGACTCAGGGTTGGCGTCGCAGATCGGCCGACGGAAACTCCTTGCCCTCCTTGGATCAGCTGCGGTCACTGGCGGTGTCGTCCATGAAGTGTTTGGGAGTCGGTTTACTGGGCCCAGTGAGGAGCCGCTGGTCAGCGTGGAGGGGACGCCGGAGACAAAACCAGATGGAGAAAATGCGCCAGAACCGAATGGGGAAAACATCAGGGATCACGGTGCGAAACCGAATCCGACTGATCCGGGCATTGAGGCCGCAGAGCGGAATCTGAATTCCCTCCAAGCTGCTGCTCAAGCGGCTGGTGCTCACGGGTCGATCTACGTTCCAGAGGGAACGTACTATATTGGCCGTAGAGGAGCGCAGTACGAACCATTTAATCGGATCGGTGCCGACGGGGATATGCCACCCGGCATCTCAATTTATGGGGCCGGCCCACAAGCCTCGGAACTCGCTATTACCGAACGACTTCAGGCCGGGTCGCACCCGGTTCAAACGGCCTTCCGTTATATGGATGATGTGAACCACGGGACGGTCGTTATTAGGGATATACAGCTCAACGGGAACTATGAGAATCTCCCAAATCTTCGCGATTCCGGGGGCGGATCCAGGTGTATAAAAGTCGGTGGCAACGGGGACCTCCACATATCGAACACCCACATCCGCGGCTGGTATCAAGAGGCTATCCTTGGCCGTGATGTGCTACGGACTGTCAACCGGTGTACCTTTGAGGACAATGCCATTGCCGATCACAATTATTCCGGTGGCAGACACATCGGTCACCACATCACCACGCACGCGAGCAATGGTAATCCACTCAAAGTGACAAACTCCCGTTTCATCGACTGTTCCGGGAGCGCAATAGATGTCCGGTTTAATGCTGGCGAGATTTCTGTCAGAAACTGCTATGTGACTGGCACTGGTGCGAATTTTTGTAAGCTGAGTGCCGCATCTCTACTGGATGTCCGCCGTGTCTACCACCGCGCAAACACGCCCTCGCTTGAGGCCAAGCTTGATGATACCCCCGGACATGAATTTGATGGCCGACAGTTCATTCAGCGTATATCCGCCAGAGCGGACACTCCACCGACGGTACGTCTTAATGATGTCATTACAACAAATATGACAGACTATGCGCTCCAGTGTCGGATTGACGAGATGACCATCGAGGGAGATATGATAGCAATCGCTAAAACGAACATGCGGGAGGACAATGAGGTTATTAGAGACCGGGGCCCTGGATTGTTCTCGGATATCGATATCGGCCGGCTCTCAGTCCATGAGTGTAATGGCATGGTGTTCGACCTGAACTCATCAAGTGGCACTATCCGGACATTGGCGCGGAACAATAATCAGGGAGGACTCGGCAACACAGCTGATCTCACGGTCGAAACGGATGCAAAGGGACAAGAGCCGTTCAAGCCATCAGTGCCGTCGCCATCGGCTGTCGGAATCAACACTGCGTCACACTCAGTTGTCTGGAGGTGA
- a CDS encoding glycosyltransferase family 4 protein, translating to MYDAVISAMNHPDPFNPYMGLFNFRSIKALSTTDASLDVVTPRPRAPPVGPYSEFSDIPSRHDYSSHEVHYPRFLYLLPQKIFKYTLSSRSFSEMLPKYISTNFETPDICHAGHIHYDGYGLIPYCRTNDIPLTVMGRGKILNNFYDLSQLSRKKIRETLNYADGIFCVSKSLARIANNITEAPKATVLPNGANPSRYPTDNEAAIRRELGIDQETTLIMFCGGYTERKGINEICDALDSIRNDDIAFVFVGHYGDLRTDLIGELKASHHENYRVLWEVPPLGLRRWFAAADIFMLPSHAEGRPNTIYESMASETAVVASAVSGIPEQVVDGETGLLIPEKDSNALTTALNSLIDDSKERERMGTNGKQRLISKGWTWEAHGQRLATLHESIINDGQLPASEVLG from the coding sequence ATGTACGATGCGGTCATAAGCGCGATGAACCACCCAGACCCCTTTAATCCCTACATGGGGTTGTTCAACTTCCGTTCCATCAAGGCGCTCAGTACGACAGACGCCAGTCTGGATGTCGTTACTCCTCGTCCGAGAGCGCCCCCGGTGGGCCCCTATTCAGAGTTCAGTGATATACCGAGTCGACATGATTACAGTTCTCACGAGGTCCATTATCCTAGATTCCTCTACTTATTACCACAGAAGATATTTAAATACACGCTGTCATCTCGTTCGTTTTCGGAAATGCTTCCGAAATATATTTCAACGAACTTTGAGACACCAGATATCTGCCATGCTGGCCACATTCATTACGATGGTTACGGGTTGATTCCGTATTGTAGGACAAACGACATCCCACTAACAGTCATGGGGCGTGGGAAGATTTTGAATAATTTCTATGACCTCTCACAATTAAGTCGGAAGAAGATCAGAGAGACTCTCAATTACGCGGATGGCATCTTTTGTGTGAGTAAATCACTTGCACGTATCGCTAACAATATCACGGAAGCTCCGAAAGCGACTGTACTCCCCAATGGGGCGAATCCATCGCGGTATCCAACAGATAACGAGGCAGCGATTCGGCGGGAACTGGGAATCGATCAAGAGACTACGCTCATCATGTTCTGTGGCGGGTATACGGAACGGAAAGGGATCAATGAAATTTGTGACGCTCTGGATAGCATTCGTAACGACGACATAGCCTTCGTTTTCGTCGGTCATTACGGTGATCTTCGGACAGACCTCATCGGCGAACTCAAGGCTAGTCACCACGAGAATTATCGGGTCCTCTGGGAAGTCCCGCCACTGGGTCTCCGCCGTTGGTTCGCTGCCGCCGATATTTTCATGCTCCCAAGCCACGCAGAAGGCCGACCGAACACGATATACGAGTCGATGGCCAGCGAAACCGCGGTAGTAGCCTCTGCTGTGTCCGGTATCCCAGAACAGGTTGTGGACGGAGAAACAGGTCTCTTGATCCCGGAGAAAGACTCCAACGCACTTACTACTGCTCTGAACAGCCTCATTGACGATTCAAAGGAGCGAGAACGAATGGGGACAAACGGTAAGCAGCGGTTGATATCGAAGGGCTGGACGTGGGAGGCGCACGGTCAACGACTTGCGACTCTCCACGAATCAATCATCAATGACGGCCAGCTTCCCGCGTCCGAAGTCCTGGGCTAG
- a CDS encoding glycosyltransferase, protein MDESTLSDGTGSAVSTVPEQDTSTATDGDRPLLAFFIPDLSVGGAEQVAITIANGLATRGYDIDLLLSRASGELRSELSEQVSIVELPPSTTPVVGVAAHLPFLATYLNKRKPAALFPHLEHPSIVSLAINRFLNTDTAVIPTQHSAFGHEVEATPKDQIVRRIVPRLYPASDQIVSVSEGVADSLTDRTPVERSDISVLYNPVDVEQIRERASQPVEHEWVEGNDRDVVLFVGRHARQKNLDGWVRAFEKIVNKNPDARAIIAGKGPCREQVQATVERLGLSDTVSLPGFVDNPYRYMRKSDVFLLSSRYEGLPTVLIECLAVGCPVVSTDCPSGPREILSDGEHGTLVPMDDIDGLANAVCDTLADPPDSDRLRSRADDFSPKPVFDAYEQFLEEHVFTS, encoded by the coding sequence ATGGACGAGTCGACGCTTTCAGACGGTACTGGTTCTGCTGTCTCGACAGTCCCCGAACAAGACACTTCAACTGCGACAGATGGCGACAGACCGCTGCTGGCATTCTTCATTCCAGACCTCTCCGTCGGCGGTGCAGAGCAGGTCGCAATCACAATTGCGAACGGACTGGCCACCCGAGGATACGACATTGATCTTCTATTGTCACGGGCAAGCGGTGAACTCCGATCAGAGTTATCAGAACAGGTGTCTATCGTCGAGCTCCCACCATCGACGACGCCAGTGGTCGGGGTGGCCGCACACCTGCCGTTTCTGGCTACATATTTGAATAAACGCAAGCCGGCAGCGTTATTTCCACATCTCGAACACCCGAGCATTGTCTCACTCGCTATCAATCGGTTCCTCAACACCGATACTGCTGTGATTCCGACGCAACACTCTGCGTTCGGACACGAAGTCGAGGCGACACCGAAAGACCAGATTGTCAGACGAATCGTTCCCCGGCTTTACCCCGCTTCGGATCAAATAGTCAGTGTTTCTGAAGGCGTCGCGGACAGCCTCACTGACAGAACACCAGTCGAACGATCGGATATTTCAGTCCTATACAACCCTGTGGATGTCGAACAGATTCGTGAGCGGGCCAGCCAACCAGTCGAACACGAGTGGGTAGAAGGCAACGATCGAGATGTCGTCCTATTTGTTGGGCGACACGCACGGCAAAAGAATCTGGATGGATGGGTCCGTGCGTTCGAGAAGATTGTCAACAAGAACCCCGACGCACGTGCAATCATCGCGGGAAAAGGACCGTGCCGAGAGCAAGTTCAGGCGACAGTCGAGCGACTGGGGTTGTCAGACACCGTGTCTCTTCCCGGATTCGTCGATAACCCGTATCGATATATGAGAAAGTCAGATGTCTTTCTCCTCTCGTCCCGGTATGAAGGGCTACCGACGGTCCTGATCGAGTGTTTGGCGGTTGGATGCCCAGTCGTGTCGACGGACTGTCCAAGCGGCCCCAGAGAAATTCTCTCCGATGGAGAGCACGGCACACTTGTCCCAATGGACGATATTGATGGGTTAGCCAACGCAGTCTGTGACACGCTCGCTGACCCGCCCGACTCTGATCGGTTGCGGTCCCGCGCCGACGACTTCTCGCCGAAACCCGTGTTTGATGCGTACGAGCAGTTCTTAGAAGAGCACGTCTTCACATCTTAA
- a CDS encoding DUF1616 domain-containing protein: MATDVDTNIETESFPIDLLLVGLLGLWQLAATQGYIGQSPARVLLGLGAVLIAPGYALIALLFPRGSSETDSSFGNWERRISTGERFVLAVGSSVCIVPLLGLGVVLVSSSGTTGPYQLSIGVTTVLLTIAATIRRLRVPSDERFSPLRWVTTARSRASLPPTASVSMLHILLVLGLLLSGTGIGYAAISTERGEQFTEFALVTESNNGESTASEYPSQIALGSSRTVQVTIGNHEGQDLNYTVVVVAQRIKNGNVLATARIDRFRSRVVAGETLERPHEMSPTLVGDGIRVSYLLYRGEAPVESNPRPENAYRRTHIWVNVTSG, encoded by the coding sequence ATGGCTACTGATGTAGATACGAACATCGAGACGGAGTCGTTCCCGATCGATCTTCTGCTGGTCGGACTCCTCGGCCTCTGGCAGCTTGCCGCCACCCAGGGGTACATTGGACAGTCACCCGCAAGAGTTCTTTTAGGGCTGGGGGCGGTGCTTATTGCGCCGGGATACGCTCTGATTGCGCTTCTATTCCCACGCGGTTCCTCCGAGACAGATAGCTCGTTTGGCAACTGGGAGAGGCGAATTTCCACAGGCGAACGATTTGTCCTTGCGGTCGGGAGCAGTGTTTGTATAGTCCCGCTATTGGGGCTGGGTGTAGTCTTGGTTTCGTCTAGTGGGACTACAGGGCCGTACCAACTCTCTATCGGCGTCACGACAGTGCTCCTCACGATTGCTGCAACGATTCGACGGCTGCGAGTACCATCAGACGAGCGTTTCAGTCCCCTGCGGTGGGTGACAACTGCCAGGAGCCGAGCATCTCTACCGCCGACTGCGAGTGTTTCAATGCTACACATTTTGCTTGTATTAGGGCTCCTTCTCTCCGGTACTGGGATCGGTTACGCGGCCATATCGACTGAACGGGGTGAACAGTTTACCGAATTTGCGCTGGTAACTGAATCCAACAACGGGGAGTCCACTGCGTCTGAGTATCCGTCACAAATTGCACTCGGTAGTTCCCGGACCGTTCAAGTCACCATTGGTAATCATGAAGGACAAGATCTAAATTACACAGTTGTAGTCGTCGCTCAGAGAATCAAGAACGGCAATGTCCTAGCTACCGCGCGGATTGACCGGTTCAGGAGCCGCGTTGTGGCCGGTGAAACTCTTGAGCGGCCTCATGAAATGTCACCCACGCTGGTCGGTGATGGCATTCGAGTTTCTTACCTTCTCTATCGGGGCGAAGCACCTGTTGAGTCGAATCCCCGCCCCGAGAACGCGTATCGCCGTACGCATATCTGGGTTAACGTTACCAGTGGCTGA
- the wecB gene encoding non-hydrolyzing UDP-N-acetylglucosamine 2-epimerase, which yields MTGSNVSFVLGTRPEIIKLAPVIQECHRRGVDTHVIHTGQHYSDSLDAVFFRQLGLSPPDANLEVGSDDHGAQTGAMLAGIEEELHDIEPAVVFVQGDTNSTLAGALVGSKVDVDVAHVEAGLRSFDDDMPEETNRVIIDHISDHLFPPTEETAALLRNEGIPEDRITVTGNTVVDAVQTYDDRAASESRILSELGLTEGQFDLLTAHRVETVDDRDAFERILSGVSRASAQADQEVIYPIHPRAEDRLEEFGIAVPARIRLVEPLGFFDFLRLESTADVVFTDSGGVQEETSILGTPCVTLRYGTERPETAFVGANCVAGREPSAIVAAATQMRGKAGDWKTPFGDGTAAVQIVDTIPELPAREAVTPTE from the coding sequence ATGACAGGAAGCAACGTCAGCTTCGTGCTCGGAACGCGTCCGGAGATAATCAAGCTAGCACCGGTAATCCAGGAGTGTCACCGGCGCGGTGTTGACACGCACGTAATCCACACCGGGCAGCACTACTCGGACTCGCTGGACGCGGTCTTCTTTCGACAGCTCGGGCTATCGCCGCCGGATGCGAATCTGGAGGTCGGCTCCGATGATCACGGGGCCCAGACCGGAGCCATGCTCGCCGGCATCGAGGAGGAACTCCACGACATCGAACCGGCAGTCGTGTTCGTTCAGGGGGATACGAACTCGACGCTCGCGGGCGCACTCGTGGGGAGCAAGGTGGACGTCGATGTGGCCCACGTTGAAGCCGGGCTTCGGAGCTTCGACGACGATATGCCCGAGGAAACCAATCGGGTCATCATCGACCACATCTCCGACCACCTCTTCCCACCGACTGAGGAGACGGCGGCGCTACTCCGGAACGAGGGCATTCCGGAAGACCGCATCACGGTTACCGGGAACACGGTTGTGGATGCAGTCCAGACCTACGACGATAGAGCCGCGAGCGAAAGTCGGATTCTGAGCGAACTCGGCCTCACTGAGGGGCAGTTCGATCTCCTGACCGCCCACCGTGTAGAGACGGTTGATGACCGTGACGCGTTCGAGCGAATTCTCAGCGGCGTCTCTCGGGCGAGCGCTCAAGCGGACCAGGAGGTCATCTATCCGATACACCCCCGGGCAGAGGACCGCCTCGAAGAGTTCGGTATCGCGGTCCCGGCCCGGATTCGACTCGTCGAGCCGCTGGGGTTCTTTGATTTCCTCCGTTTGGAGAGTACAGCGGACGTGGTGTTCACCGATTCAGGCGGGGTTCAGGAGGAAACAAGTATCCTCGGGACGCCGTGTGTAACGCTCCGCTACGGGACCGAACGGCCCGAGACGGCGTTCGTCGGTGCGAACTGCGTTGCCGGTCGGGAGCCGAGCGCTATCGTTGCGGCGGCGACACAAATGCGTGGAAAGGCTGGGGACTGGAAAACGCCTTTTGGAGATGGGACAGCCGCCGTTCAGATTGTTGATACGATTCCGGAACTCCCCGCCAGAGAAGCAGTGACACCCACCGAGTGA
- a CDS encoding nucleotide sugar dehydrogenase — MTICVHGLGYIGLATAAHFANNGTEVIGFDVDEDVLERLSEGEPTVSEPDFESYVQDALEGNLALSRQPQPADVHVICVPTPYDEMNGEADLTYVKDAGRNVASVLRSGDTVILESTVPPGTTTEVLAPILSREGLDVGDDVELGYTPETVMPGNTLSELRTNDRIVGGVDEASVRTIKALYESLTSGEIHVSADPTTAEFVKLAQNAKRNVSIAYANTLALLAENYGVDVRSAISLANNHPRVDILNPGPGVGGHCLPVDPHFLSDGTGATELLDVASQVNDRMPEHVVRMVEDAVGSLHGKTVAVLGITYKGNVSDTRNSPGLEVAKLLGDITTEARTAVDGGWGESSVTIHDPRATDSRLQLVSLETAVDGAHAVIFGASHDEFGDLDPEAIGSKMSGRTVIDPVDVIDAERWTDHGFDVRTI, encoded by the coding sequence GTGACTATCTGCGTCCACGGGCTCGGATACATTGGGCTCGCGACCGCGGCACATTTCGCCAACAACGGTACCGAGGTCATCGGTTTCGACGTCGATGAAGACGTGCTTGAACGTCTCAGCGAGGGCGAACCGACAGTCAGCGAACCGGATTTCGAATCGTACGTGCAGGACGCACTGGAGGGGAACTTGGCGCTGAGCCGCCAGCCGCAACCAGCCGATGTACACGTAATCTGTGTGCCGACGCCGTACGACGAGATGAACGGCGAAGCGGACCTCACCTACGTGAAAGACGCCGGACGGAACGTGGCAAGCGTACTCAGGTCAGGCGACACCGTAATTCTGGAGTCGACGGTCCCGCCGGGAACGACCACCGAAGTCCTGGCCCCGATTCTTTCCCGAGAGGGGCTCGACGTCGGAGACGACGTAGAGTTAGGATACACGCCAGAAACAGTGATGCCGGGGAACACGCTCAGCGAACTCCGCACGAACGACCGCATCGTCGGCGGCGTCGACGAGGCGTCTGTCAGAACGATCAAGGCACTCTACGAGTCGCTCACCAGCGGGGAGATCCATGTCAGCGCTGACCCGACGACCGCCGAGTTCGTGAAACTCGCACAGAACGCGAAGCGGAACGTCAGCATCGCGTACGCGAACACGCTTGCACTACTGGCCGAGAACTACGGCGTCGACGTGCGGTCTGCCATCAGTCTCGCGAACAACCATCCGCGGGTCGACATCCTGAATCCGGGACCCGGCGTCGGCGGACACTGTCTCCCCGTCGACCCGCACTTCCTGAGCGACGGGACAGGTGCGACGGAACTACTCGACGTGGCGAGTCAGGTCAACGACCGGATGCCGGAACACGTCGTCAGAATGGTTGAAGACGCCGTTGGCTCGCTACACGGCAAGACTGTGGCCGTCCTCGGAATCACGTACAAGGGGAACGTCAGCGACACTCGGAACAGCCCCGGCCTAGAGGTCGCGAAACTGCTTGGAGACATCACGACAGAGGCTCGTACAGCCGTTGACGGCGGGTGGGGCGAGAGCTCGGTTACCATCCACGACCCGCGAGCGACGGATTCGAGGCTGCAACTCGTCTCGCTCGAAACGGCAGTCGACGGCGCTCATGCGGTGATATTCGGGGCGTCACACGACGAGTTCGGCGACCTCGACCCGGAAGCTATTGGTTCGAAGATGTCGGGACGGACCGTGATCGACCCGGTCGACGTTATCGACGCGGAGCGGTGGACCGATCATGGATTCGATGTCCGGACAATCTGA
- a CDS encoding glycosyltransferase family 2 protein, whose protein sequence is MSDRIQQPPASDGIREVSKNLPAVGLVATESNAEWIAAEILRIHSRAHQVIVTAAVDADPQALTFARWLDAEVVDPSGSQPQTDTPRERLRRYARQAGYPGLVYHGEGDGSVSLPASREALNSAETFTIDARIEPVTDPEPTVMVGIPAYNEAGTIGTVVESAREYADTVLVVDDGSTDQTVEVAEAAGATVYEHERNVGYGGALKSIFEQADRNATDHLVVLDADGQHDPSDIPELVERQRESEAEIVIGNRFGESTETEMPLYRRFGLFTVNIMTNLSLGILTPTNRIRDTQSGFRAYSQTAISSLASDSSIGDRMDASTNILYHAHSNGYQIAEVPTTIDYDVEASNNLGPVEHGLTLVGNIIRTVEREHPIMLLSVPGVCFVLAGFVFTYLTMFNYFQSGTFPLGHALASTTFTITGILASFTGIILHSLELYRQ, encoded by the coding sequence ATGTCTGACAGAATCCAGCAACCGCCCGCGAGTGACGGTATTCGCGAGGTTTCGAAGAACTTGCCAGCGGTGGGACTGGTCGCAACCGAGTCAAACGCCGAGTGGATAGCGGCCGAAATCCTCCGCATACACTCACGGGCACATCAGGTAATCGTCACGGCGGCCGTCGACGCTGACCCGCAGGCGCTCACTTTTGCCCGCTGGCTCGATGCGGAGGTGGTCGACCCGTCCGGGAGTCAACCCCAAACTGATACCCCCCGCGAGCGACTGCGGCGGTACGCTAGACAAGCGGGATATCCGGGCCTCGTGTACCACGGCGAGGGGGATGGGTCGGTCAGTCTCCCGGCGAGCCGTGAGGCGCTGAACAGTGCCGAGACGTTCACTATCGATGCCCGCATCGAACCGGTCACCGACCCGGAGCCGACCGTCATGGTCGGAATTCCGGCGTACAACGAAGCGGGGACAATCGGGACCGTGGTTGAATCGGCCAGAGAGTACGCCGACACCGTTCTGGTCGTCGATGATGGGAGCACTGACCAAACCGTCGAAGTCGCAGAGGCAGCCGGCGCAACGGTGTACGAACATGAGCGCAACGTCGGGTACGGAGGTGCGCTCAAGAGCATCTTCGAACAGGCGGACCGGAACGCCACCGACCATCTGGTCGTCCTCGATGCCGACGGTCAACACGACCCGAGCGACATCCCAGAGTTGGTCGAACGGCAGCGGGAATCGGAGGCGGAGATTGTCATCGGGAACCGGTTCGGTGAATCCACCGAGACCGAGATGCCGCTGTATAGGCGGTTCGGGCTGTTCACGGTCAATATCATGACCAACCTCAGCCTCGGAATCCTCACGCCGACCAATCGAATACGTGATACGCAGAGCGGCTTCCGGGCGTACAGCCAGACGGCGATAAGCTCGCTGGCTTCGGACAGTTCGATCGGCGACCGGATGGACGCGAGCACGAATATCCTGTATCACGCCCACTCGAACGGCTACCAGATAGCGGAGGTGCCGACGACAATAGATTACGACGTGGAGGCGTCCAACAACCTCGGTCCGGTCGAGCACGGACTCACGCTCGTCGGGAACATCATCCGGACAGTCGAGCGAGAACACCCGATTATGTTGCTCAGCGTCCCCGGTGTCTGCTTCGTTCTCGCCGGATTCGTGTTCACGTACCTCACAATGTTCAATTATTTCCAGAGTGGGACCTTCCCACTCGGGCACGCGCTGGCGAGCACTACCTTCACCATCACCGGCATCCTTGCCTCCTTCACCGGAATCATTCTCCACTCTCTGGAACTGTACCGGCAGTAG
- a CDS encoding NAD-dependent epimerase/dehydratase family protein, producing MSTDTFSGRRVLVTGGGGFIGSHLASALAVDNHVRVLDDFSTGRRANLPDDVTVIEGDVRDRETLDAAIEGVDVVFHEAAMVSVPESIEQPVDCHELNGTATVNVFDCARRQDTRVVFASSAAVYGVPDDVPIGEDAPTEPNSPYGFEKYLGEQYARFYTEEYGLPTVPLRYFNVYGPRGLDGEYAGVIGTFVRQAQAGEPLTVEGDGTQTRDFVHVDDVVRANLLAATTDAIGRPFNVGTGRSISINELAETVRDVVGTDIAVEHVPGRANDIQQSEADLGDARELLGYEPSLPLRKGLEVTLDAEQT from the coding sequence ATGTCTACAGATACCTTCAGCGGCCGTCGGGTACTGGTCACCGGAGGTGGTGGCTTCATCGGGAGCCATCTGGCGTCGGCACTGGCTGTGGACAACCATGTGCGAGTCCTCGACGACTTCTCGACAGGGCGGCGGGCGAACCTCCCCGATGACGTGACCGTTATCGAGGGTGACGTTCGGGACAGGGAGACGCTCGATGCGGCGATAGAGGGCGTCGACGTCGTGTTTCACGAGGCGGCGATGGTCAGCGTCCCAGAGTCAATCGAGCAACCGGTCGACTGCCACGAACTGAACGGCACGGCGACCGTCAACGTGTTCGACTGCGCTCGGCGACAGGACACGCGGGTGGTGTTCGCGTCCAGCGCCGCCGTGTACGGCGTCCCTGACGACGTTCCCATTGGGGAAGACGCGCCAACCGAACCAAATAGTCCGTACGGCTTCGAAAAATACCTAGGGGAGCAGTACGCGCGGTTTTACACCGAGGAGTACGGGCTACCGACGGTTCCGCTACGGTACTTCAACGTCTACGGTCCACGCGGGCTTGACGGAGAGTACGCCGGTGTCATTGGCACATTCGTCCGTCAGGCCCAGGCCGGTGAGCCGCTCACGGTCGAGGGCGATGGGACACAGACGAGGGACTTCGTCCACGTCGACGACGTTGTGCGTGCGAACCTGCTCGCAGCTACGACAGACGCCATCGGCCGGCCGTTCAACGTCGGGACCGGACGGAGCATTAGCATAAACGAACTCGCCGAAACGGTCCGAGACGTCGTCGGTACGGACATCGCGGTCGAGCACGTCCCCGGTCGCGCGAACGACATCCAACAGAGCGAAGCAGACCTCGGTGACGCACGCGAACTGCTCGGGTACGAACCGTCCCTGCCCCTCCGGAAGGGGCTCGAAGTGACGCTCGACGCCGAACAGACGTGA